Proteins from one Salvelinus namaycush isolate Seneca chromosome 34, SaNama_1.0, whole genome shotgun sequence genomic window:
- the LOC120029193 gene encoding POU domain class 2-associating factor 1: protein MAQEPPSSGQPDEKPYQGVRVRDPVKELLRRKRGLLLHNAKTVPPRAVGVLNNNLPSYAQLGTCGFEVASSLSSDSSTVNDGGLCAGWIAQPAATALQPMNHWSYPEYLQQHDLTTSTTTTLPLTTDTYMQPMCPSYTVVGPSSMLTYTHTPLFTNFGTLPPTSTALPQVDLQDSVLTYIPWAQPLTTIPTSGVQFASHSATLAGSQLLPMSMPVTPTMPQQDPQPQPLEQSPAGAEEPNPLEKLLEDQDQNDKYTYVNSSSIFIPGV, encoded by the exons CTCCTTCCTCAGGGCAGCCTGATGAAAAGCCATACCAAGGAGTGCGAGTCCGAGACCCAGTCAAAGAGTTGCTGAGGAGGAAACGAGGACTGCTTCTCCACAATGCCAAGACAGTGCCCCCTAGAGCG GTTGGGGTCCTAAACAACAACTTGCCTTCATATGCACAGCTTG GGACTTGCGGGTTTGAAGTGGCTAGTAGCCTATCCAGTGACTCCTCCACAGTCAATGATGGTGGCCTCTGTGCAGGTTGGATAGCCCAGCCTGCAGCTACTGCTCTCCAGCCCATGAACCATTGGTCTTACCCAGAGTACCTCCAGCAGCATGACCTCACCACctcaaccaccaccaccctgccCCTCACCACTGACACGTACATGCAGCCCATGTGTCCCAGCTACACCGTGGTGGGCCCATCCTCCAtgctcacctacacacacacgccTCTCTTTACCAACTTCGGG ACCCTACCACCAACATCCACAGCCCTACCACAAGTGGACCTCCAGGACTCGGTGCTGACTTATATCCCGTGGGCCCAGCCGCTAACCACCATCCCTACATCAGGTGTGCAGTTTGCCTCTCACTCTGCCACTCTGGCTGGGTCTCAGCTGCTTCCGATGTCCATGCCAGTGACCCCCACCATGCCCCAGCAGGACCCTCAGCCCCAGCCTCTGGAGCAGAGCCCTGCTGGAGCTGAAGAACCAAACCCTCTGGAGAAACTTCTGGAGGACCAAGATCAGAATGACAAATATACATATGTGAACAGTTCCTCAATCTTCATCCCCGGTGTCTAA